The following proteins are co-located in the Apium graveolens cultivar Ventura chromosome 5, ASM990537v1, whole genome shotgun sequence genome:
- the LOC141661217 gene encoding serine/threonine-protein phosphatase 7 long form homolog, which translates to MVIMLTLFLKFCLQSINPGLIDGTLLHLQPKHRSAEIWRVGGGDAMRFRHLNPNKETINLDCRMIPFLQSSGFYGVARLSTLQLDWSLLSTLVERWRPETHTFHLPMGEVTITLQDVGVLLGLPIDGRALIANDIPGPGDVLLELVASIFGCAPESSRLNGARIPLSFFTSLTPHYLSEDASLDEYVWGAAILAFLYRELCKGCKKGKEEVTGCLLLLQLWA; encoded by the exons ATGGTCATCATGCTTACGTTGTTTTTGAAAT TCTGTTTGCAGTCTATTAATCCAGGACTTATTGATGGTACCCTTCTCCATCTACAGCCGAAGCATAGGTCTGCAGAGATTTGGAGAGTAGGTGGTGGTGATGCTATGAGATTTAGACACTTGAATCCTAACAAGGAAACTATTAACTTGGACTGTCGTATGATACCATTTTTACAGTCTTCAGGGTTTTATGGTGTCGCTAGGCTTTCTACATTACAGCTTGATTGGAGTTTATTATCTACTTTGGTGGAAAGATGGAGGCCGGAGACCCATACATTTCATCTACCTATGGGAGAGGTTACTATTACTCTTCAGGATGTTGGTGTCCTTCTTGGTCTTCCTATTGATGGGCGTGCTCTTATTGCTAATGATATCCCCGGGCCTGGTGATGTTTTGCTTGAGTTAGTTGCTTCTATATTTGGTTGTGCGCCTGAGTCGAGTCGCCTTAATGGAGCCAGGATTCCGTTGTCTTTTTTCACATCTCTTACTCCACATTATCTTTCAGAGGATGCATCATTAGATGAG TATGTGTGGGGAGCTGCTATCCTTGCATTTTTGTATAGGGAGCTATGCAAGGGatgcaagaaaggaaaagagGAGGTCACTGGCTGTCTTTTGTTGCTTCAATTATGGGCATGA
- the LOC141661219 gene encoding uncharacterized protein LOC141661219, with protein MQLVMDEVHGSWEGSYEDLPYLMETLQSFNVGTKVDWLFKESELGGHENLEEVTFKRLFWAFKPCLDGFAHCRPVILIDGTHLYGPYPGVLLSVVAVDEFSHILPLAFAIVESENVSSWGWFMDRLRRFVAVRRHGICVISDRHAGIMAVMKQTGWCKPHDHHRFCIRHLTSNFVNAHRRPGLKDRLVDLASQVQEKEFQYLWEQMLIVEPRAEEWFMDKPLMKWSLTHDGGNGLAS; from the exons ATGCAACTTGTAATGGATGAAGTACATGGGTCTTGGGAAGGTTCATATGAAGATCTTCCATATTTGATGGAAACATTGCAATCATTCAATGTTGGTACGAAAGTTGATTGGCTTTTCAAAGAAAGTGAGTTGGGAGGACATGAGAATTTAGAG GAAGTCACGTTCAAGAGACTATTTTGGGCTTTCAAGCCTTGCCTTGATGGATTTGCGCATTGTAGGCCAGTTATTCTAATAGATGGGACTCATCTTTATGGACCATATCCCGGGGTACTATTGAGTGTTGTGGCAGTGGATGAATTTAGTCACATTCTTCCACTTGCTTTTGCTATTGTTGAATCTGAAAATGTTTCTAGTTGGGGGTGGTTCATGGATAGATTAAGAAGATTTGTTGCTGTTAGGAGACATGGGATTTGTGTCATTTCTGATAGACATGCTGGGATTATGGCTGTTATGAAACAGACGGGATGGTGCAAGCCCCATGATCATCATAGATTCTGCATTAGACACTTGACTTCTAATTTTGTTAATGCGCATAGGAGACCGGGATTGAAGGATAGATTAGTTGATTTGGCTTCTCAGGTGCAAGAAAAAGAGTTTCAATATCTATGGGAGCAAATGTTGATAGTTGAGCCTCGGGCGGAGGAATGGTTTATGGATAAACCATTGATGAAATGGTCTTTGACACATGATGGGGGAAATGGTTTGGCATCATGA